From Mus pahari chromosome 20, PAHARI_EIJ_v1.1, whole genome shotgun sequence, the proteins below share one genomic window:
- the Gins2 gene encoding DNA replication complex GINS protein PSF2 has product MDAAEVEFLAEKELVTIIPNFSLDKIYLIGGDLGPFNPGLPVDVPLWLAINLKQRQKCRLLPPEWMDVEKLEQMRDEERKEETFTPVPSPHYMEITKLLLNHASDNIPKADTIRTLIKDLWDTRMAKLRVSADSFVRQQEAHAKLDNLTLMEISSSGAFLTQALNHMYKLRTNLQPSESTQSQDF; this is encoded by the exons ATGGATGCGGCCGAGGTGGAGTTTTTGGCCGAGAAGGAGTTGGTGACTATCATCCCGAACTTCAGTCTGGACAAGATCTACCTGATCGGG GGGGACCTGGGGCCCTTCAACCCCGGCTTACCCGTGGACGTGCCCCTGTGGCTGGCCATTAACctgaaacagagacagaagtgCCGCCTGTTACCTCCGGAGTGGATGGATGTGG AGAAACTGGAACAGATGCGGGATGAGGAGCGGAAAGAGGAGACATTCACCCCAGTGCCCAGCCCGCACTACATGGAGATCACGAAGCTTCTGCTGAATCA TGCTTCTGACAACATCCCCAAAGCAGACACCATCCGGACACTGATCAAAGATCTGTGGGACACACGCATGGCCAAGCTCCGCGTGTCTGCTGACAGTTTTGTGCGGCAGCAAGAGGCACATGCCAAG CTGGACAACCTGACCTTGATGGAGATCAGCAGCAGCGGGGCCTTCCTCACCCAGGCCCTCAACCACATGTACAAGCTCCGCACAAACCTCCAGCCCTCCGAGAGCACTCAGTCCCAGGACTTCTAG